A stretch of Anaeromyxobacter dehalogenans 2CP-1 DNA encodes these proteins:
- the eno gene encoding phosphopyruvate hydratase — MTEIINVTAREILDSRGNPTVEVEVAVGTGDVGRAAVPSGASTGEHEALELRDGDKGRYLGKGVRKAVANVIDEIAPAVVGLDASDQASLDARMIALDGTPTKSKLGANAILGVSLAAAKAAATAHGLPLYRYVGGAGARTLPVPLMNILNGGAHADSNVDIQEFMVVPLGLPTFAEALRCGAEIFHALKKVLKGKGAATGVGDEGGYAPSLASNEEALAVIMEAIGQAGYEPGKQVALALDCAASEFYDKKAGKYELEGEGKRFDGKGLVEYYAQLAAKYPIVSIEDGCDEDDWATWKLLTERLGGKLQLVGDDLFVTNVTRLARGIEQGVTNSILVKVNQIGSLTETLEAVRMAHRAGYTTVMSHRSGETEDTTIADLAVACDCGQIKTGSASRTDRIAKYNQLLRIEEELGGSGRYAGRSAFKALR, encoded by the coding sequence ATGACCGAGATCATCAACGTGACCGCGCGGGAGATCCTGGATTCCCGCGGCAACCCCACCGTCGAGGTCGAGGTGGCGGTCGGGACCGGCGACGTGGGGCGCGCGGCGGTGCCCTCCGGCGCGTCCACCGGCGAGCACGAGGCGCTCGAGCTCCGCGACGGCGACAAGGGCCGGTACCTGGGCAAGGGCGTCCGGAAGGCCGTCGCGAACGTGATCGACGAGATCGCGCCCGCGGTGGTCGGCCTCGACGCCTCCGACCAGGCCTCGCTCGACGCGCGCATGATCGCGCTCGACGGCACCCCCACCAAGTCGAAGCTGGGCGCGAACGCCATCCTGGGCGTGTCGCTGGCCGCGGCCAAGGCCGCCGCCACGGCGCACGGCCTCCCGCTCTACCGCTACGTCGGCGGGGCCGGGGCGCGCACGCTCCCGGTGCCGCTCATGAACATCCTGAACGGCGGCGCGCACGCCGACTCCAACGTGGACATCCAGGAGTTCATGGTGGTGCCGCTCGGCCTGCCCACCTTCGCCGAGGCGCTCCGCTGCGGCGCCGAGATCTTCCACGCGCTGAAGAAGGTGCTGAAGGGGAAGGGCGCGGCGACGGGCGTGGGCGACGAGGGCGGCTACGCGCCGAGCCTCGCCTCGAACGAGGAGGCGCTCGCGGTGATCATGGAGGCCATCGGCCAGGCCGGCTACGAGCCGGGCAAGCAGGTGGCGCTCGCGCTCGACTGCGCGGCCAGCGAGTTCTACGACAAGAAGGCCGGCAAGTACGAGCTGGAGGGCGAGGGCAAGCGCTTCGACGGCAAGGGGCTGGTGGAGTACTACGCCCAGCTCGCCGCCAAGTACCCCATCGTCTCGATCGAGGACGGCTGCGACGAGGACGACTGGGCGACCTGGAAGCTCCTGACCGAGCGCCTGGGCGGGAAGCTGCAGCTCGTCGGCGACGATCTGTTCGTCACCAACGTGACCCGCCTCGCGCGCGGCATCGAGCAGGGCGTGACGAACTCGATCCTCGTGAAGGTGAACCAGATCGGCTCGCTCACCGAGACGCTGGAGGCGGTCCGCATGGCGCACCGCGCCGGCTACACCACCGTGATGAGCCACCGCTCCGGCGAGACCGAGGACACCACCATCGCCGACCTGGCGGTCGCCTGCGACTGCGGGCAGATCAAGACCGGCTCGGCGTCGCGCACCGACCGCATCGCCAAGTACAACCAGCTGCTCCGCATCGAGGAGGAGCTGGGTGGATCCGGCCGGTACGCCGGCCGCAGCGCGTTCAAGGCGCTCCGCTGA
- a CDS encoding type II toxin-antitoxin system RatA family toxin: MSVVTQEVVIDAPIDRVYDVIVDYARYPEFVPGIKGCRVLAGGPGKRVEYELDLGIKRFKYVLRHEEERPRKVTWSLQSGELMKVSNGSWELHPEGDRTRAHYSVEILISKPPLVPQAVIDRISDELTKVNLPRNLHAFKARAESLR, translated from the coding sequence ATGTCGGTCGTCACGCAGGAGGTCGTCATCGACGCGCCCATCGACCGCGTCTACGACGTGATCGTGGACTACGCGCGCTACCCCGAGTTCGTGCCCGGCATCAAGGGCTGCCGCGTGCTCGCCGGCGGGCCCGGCAAGCGGGTGGAGTACGAGCTCGATCTCGGCATCAAGCGCTTCAAGTACGTGCTCCGGCACGAGGAGGAGCGCCCGCGCAAGGTGACCTGGTCCCTCCAATCCGGCGAGCTCATGAAGGTCTCGAACGGCTCCTGGGAGCTCCACCCCGAGGGCGATCGCACCCGCGCGCACTACTCCGTCGAGATCCTCATCTCCAAGCCGCCCCTCGTCCCGCAGGCCGTGATCGACCGGATCAGCGACGAGCTCACCAAGGTGAACCTCCCCCGCAACCTGCACGCCTTCAAGGCACGGGCGGAGTCGCTGCGCTGA
- the glpX gene encoding class II fructose-bisphosphatase, whose protein sequence is MDRNLALEVVRVTEAAALASARLMGRGDRNGADQAAVEAMRKAFNDIAIRGEVVIGEGERDEAPMLYIGEKVGRCRDGDAEMEIAVDPLEGTNLCATGAPNALSVIAMGEKGRLLRAPDTYMEKIAVGPRARGAVDLRRTPTENLRRVADALGKYVEDLTVVILDRPRHAKLVREVREAGARIKLIGDGDVAGALNTCFPDTGVDLLMGVGGAPEGVIAAAALRCVGGDLQGRLVFRNDAERERARGYGVKDLDRIMGAEELAGGNVMFAATGVTHGDFLKGVRFTGDGARTHSVVMRSRTGTLRYIETEHHFTRSPDYGW, encoded by the coding sequence ATGGATCGGAACCTCGCGCTCGAGGTGGTCCGCGTCACCGAGGCCGCCGCGCTGGCCTCCGCCCGGCTGATGGGGCGCGGCGACCGCAACGGCGCCGACCAGGCCGCGGTCGAGGCCATGCGCAAGGCCTTCAACGACATCGCCATCCGCGGGGAGGTGGTGATCGGGGAGGGCGAGCGCGACGAGGCGCCGATGCTTTACATCGGCGAGAAGGTGGGCCGCTGCCGCGACGGCGACGCCGAGATGGAGATCGCGGTGGACCCGCTGGAGGGCACGAACCTGTGCGCCACCGGGGCCCCCAACGCGCTCAGCGTCATCGCCATGGGCGAGAAGGGGCGGCTGCTGCGCGCGCCCGACACGTACATGGAGAAGATCGCGGTCGGGCCGCGCGCCCGCGGGGCGGTGGATCTGCGGCGCACGCCCACCGAGAACCTGCGCCGGGTCGCGGACGCGCTGGGCAAGTACGTCGAGGACCTCACCGTCGTGATCCTCGACCGGCCCCGCCACGCGAAGCTGGTCCGCGAGGTCCGCGAGGCGGGCGCGCGCATCAAGCTCATCGGCGACGGCGACGTGGCCGGCGCGCTCAACACCTGCTTCCCGGACACCGGCGTGGACCTGCTGATGGGCGTCGGCGGCGCGCCCGAGGGCGTGATCGCCGCCGCGGCGCTCCGCTGCGTGGGCGGCGATCTGCAGGGCCGGCTCGTGTTCCGCAACGACGCCGAGCGCGAGCGGGCCCGCGGGTACGGCGTGAAGGACCTCGACCGGATCATGGGCGCGGAGGAGCTGGCCGGCGGCAACGTCATGTTCGCCGCGACCGGCGTCACCCACGGCGACTTCCTGAAGGGCGTGCGCTTCACCGGCGACGGCGCGCGGACGCACTCCGTCGTGATGCGGTCGCGGACCGGGACGCTCCGCTACATCGAGACCGAGCACCACTTCACCCGCAGCCCGGACTACGGCTGGTAG
- a CDS encoding acyl-CoA thioesterase, producing the protein MVKTELRVIYGDTDQMGVVYYGNYLRFFEAGRNEFIRAKGLRYRDFEEAYALRLPVVDAQVSYRSPARYDDLVAVETSLAEVRRASARFEYRIVRGGELLATGSTVHACVDLEGRVRRMPPELLSRLSVGEAPAGPGKGA; encoded by the coding sequence ATGGTGAAGACGGAGCTCCGAGTCATCTACGGCGACACCGACCAGATGGGCGTCGTCTATTACGGCAACTACCTGCGCTTCTTCGAGGCGGGGCGGAACGAGTTCATCCGCGCCAAGGGGCTGCGCTACCGGGACTTCGAGGAGGCGTACGCGCTGCGGCTGCCGGTGGTGGACGCGCAGGTGAGCTACCGCAGTCCGGCCCGCTACGACGACCTCGTCGCGGTGGAGACCTCGCTCGCCGAGGTGCGCCGCGCCTCGGCCCGCTTCGAGTACCGCATCGTCCGGGGCGGCGAGCTGCTCGCCACCGGCTCCACCGTCCACGCCTGCGTGGACCTGGAGGGGCGCGTGCGCCGCATGCCGCCGGAGCTGCTGTCGCGGCTCTCGGTCGGCGAGGCGCCCGCCGGCCCGGGGAAGGGAGCCTGA
- a CDS encoding homoserine dehydrogenase produces MREVGIGIAGFGVVGGGVLSILRQHAGDIEARLGGRIVVRRVALRDLEKERSIDVDPALLTTRLEDLLEDPGIQVVVELIGGVDQAFELVCGALQRGKHVVTANKALLAARGDEIFRLARARGVDVYYEAAVCGGVPIIRTLREALASDRITALHGIVNGTTNFILTAMAEKGEPIERALAEAQRLGYAEADPTLDVSGGDAAQKLCVLAQLAFGAALLPADVLTEGIMALKPEDFRWAREFGYALKLLAVARRCGPAEGAAPGAQDQLEARVHPAFIPAGSLLAGVRGAMNAVVLHSEALGASMLYGQGAGAMPTGSAVVSDIIDLTRNILAGSPGRVPLPPAEPLVSVRPHAEVRCAYYLNFSVQDAPGVLARIASQLAARHISIAAVQQREQNDQGQPVPLVIVTHVAREADLRAAIADIDRDPTTLAPTRLIRIESV; encoded by the coding sequence ATGCGCGAGGTCGGGATCGGGATCGCCGGGTTCGGCGTGGTCGGCGGCGGGGTGCTGTCCATCCTGCGGCAGCACGCTGGGGACATCGAGGCGCGGCTGGGCGGGCGGATCGTGGTCCGGCGCGTGGCGCTGCGCGACCTGGAGAAGGAGCGCTCGATCGACGTCGATCCGGCGCTGCTCACCACGCGGCTCGAGGACCTGCTCGAGGACCCCGGCATCCAGGTGGTGGTCGAGCTCATCGGCGGCGTGGACCAGGCGTTCGAGCTGGTGTGCGGGGCGCTGCAGCGCGGCAAGCACGTGGTCACCGCCAACAAGGCGCTGCTGGCCGCGCGCGGCGACGAGATCTTCCGGCTCGCCCGCGCCCGCGGCGTGGACGTCTACTACGAGGCCGCGGTCTGCGGCGGCGTGCCCATCATCCGCACGCTCCGCGAGGCGCTCGCCTCCGACCGGATCACCGCGCTGCACGGCATCGTCAACGGCACCACCAACTTCATCCTCACCGCCATGGCCGAGAAGGGCGAGCCCATCGAGCGGGCGCTGGCCGAGGCGCAGCGGCTCGGGTACGCCGAGGCGGACCCCACGCTCGACGTGTCGGGCGGCGACGCGGCGCAGAAGCTCTGCGTCCTCGCGCAGCTCGCGTTCGGGGCGGCGCTCCTGCCCGCGGACGTGCTCACCGAGGGCATCATGGCGCTGAAGCCGGAGGACTTCCGGTGGGCGCGCGAGTTCGGCTACGCGCTGAAGCTGCTGGCGGTGGCCCGGCGCTGCGGCCCGGCCGAGGGCGCCGCGCCCGGCGCGCAGGACCAGCTCGAGGCCCGCGTGCACCCCGCCTTCATCCCGGCAGGCTCGCTGCTCGCCGGCGTGCGCGGGGCCATGAACGCGGTGGTGCTGCACTCGGAGGCGCTGGGCGCGTCCATGCTGTACGGGCAGGGCGCCGGCGCGATGCCCACCGGGAGCGCGGTGGTGTCGGACATCATCGATCTCACCCGCAACATCCTGGCCGGGAGCCCCGGGCGCGTGCCGCTGCCGCCGGCCGAGCCGCTCGTCTCGGTGCGGCCGCACGCCGAGGTGCGCTGCGCGTACTACCTGAACTTCTCGGTGCAGGACGCGCCCGGCGTGCTCGCCCGCATCGCCTCGCAGCTCGCCGCCCGCCACATCTCCATCGCGGCGGTGCAGCAGCGGGAGCAGAACGACCAGGGCCAGCCGGTGCCGCTCGTGATCGTGACGCACGTGGCCCGCGAGGCGGACCTGCGCGCCGCCATCGCCGACATCGACCGCGACCCGACCACGCTCGCGCCGACGCGCCTCATCCGCATCGAGAGCGTCTGA
- a CDS encoding HEAT repeat domain-containing protein, translating into MGIAAGALLLASACRPGTPPVHVVSIRAEPGALAGPLVEAGLDAAALESAARDALAGAGFRLGEGKRPHQARVDVVGIRFVPGPPGGVARVETAVLLELVPADGVDGTAVRETAAGAATLAAGPAEAWRSALALGARGAAEALALATAEDAKPTGAVVRDLGADDARVRRHAVRVAGERRAREAVPALVERLRDPEPEVAHLAVGALGQIRDPRAVGPLIDLSQRGDGGMALALVRIIGDIGGPEAKGYLLTLEAGHPEPRVRAAARDALAELRARDAEAGRVAGK; encoded by the coding sequence GTGGGGATCGCGGCGGGCGCGCTCCTCCTCGCCTCGGCCTGCCGGCCGGGGACACCGCCGGTGCACGTGGTGTCGATCCGCGCCGAGCCCGGGGCGCTGGCCGGACCGCTCGTGGAGGCCGGCCTGGACGCCGCCGCCCTCGAGTCCGCCGCGCGCGACGCGCTCGCCGGCGCCGGGTTTCGCCTCGGCGAGGGGAAGCGCCCGCACCAGGCGCGCGTGGACGTGGTGGGCATCCGGTTCGTGCCCGGCCCGCCCGGCGGCGTGGCGCGGGTGGAGACCGCGGTGCTGCTGGAGCTCGTCCCGGCCGACGGGGTCGACGGCACCGCCGTGCGCGAGACCGCCGCCGGCGCCGCCACGCTCGCGGCCGGTCCCGCCGAGGCGTGGCGGTCCGCGCTGGCCCTCGGGGCGCGCGGCGCGGCCGAGGCGCTCGCGCTGGCGACGGCGGAGGACGCGAAGCCCACCGGCGCCGTGGTGCGCGATCTCGGCGCCGACGACGCGCGGGTGCGGCGGCACGCCGTGCGGGTGGCCGGCGAGCGGCGCGCCCGCGAGGCGGTGCCGGCGCTCGTGGAGCGGCTGCGCGATCCGGAGCCGGAGGTGGCGCACCTCGCGGTGGGCGCGCTCGGCCAGATCCGCGACCCGCGGGCGGTGGGACCGCTCATCGACCTCTCGCAGCGCGGCGACGGCGGCATGGCGCTGGCGCTGGTGCGCATCATCGGCGACATCGGCGGGCCCGAGGCGAAGGGGTACCTGCTCACGCTCGAGGCCGGCCACCCCGAGCCGCGGGTCCGCGCCGCGGCGCGCGACGCGCTCGCCGAGCTGCGCGCCCGCGACGCCGAGGCCGGCCGCGTGGCCGGCAAGTAG
- a CDS encoding HTH domain-containing protein → MTFTEAAIEVLRREGKPLHFRKIAEIAIRENLLDHVGKIPEETLADQLAAHCRLPHADRRMLPVQPGTFALSEWALDEDPHGLDNLIEPPPENELPYRGRERHPAPSREMARATGRGEAGRGRRREEEDRRARRFPPPAEVAYEILAGAGRALTLAEIALQGAERMLMPDAFVRDTASLSAALAEDNRRREAAGRHPLFQVEGEAVTLIAQPEPGERPAAPAPRPAAAAPGDLRRAALAALRRRLRECEPPTVEHVAIRMLEKLGYREVKVAKRGREHVVCTARKRMGLADLRHAVRIVRTGTEASRRDVTDLRRDLVHYGAQIGVVVTAGDAARDARGEASAAGQLPVILLCGEGFAEALVEAGVGCVPVVVPEVDDAFFQAAAAAAAAEESARLARREERDRREDRGDRDRRREERREPRRDERPRPAAGGIAVEASSPEAPEVAELAGAAAARVVEVPAELAVEELPAALPPGAGPLEDDEEGGEDEGPEGAEGPEGEDEPAEVAANGAAGEPGTGERRRRRRRRRRRGGRGRNREGAGPQPAGAPVEGAAPAAGAAASGEPAWPVAVPESAPQASPPPLPSEPRERAEPPPPAAAPVAEPERERAPEPPPPEPGRGDPEA, encoded by the coding sequence ATGACCTTCACCGAAGCCGCCATCGAGGTGCTGCGGCGCGAGGGGAAGCCTCTCCACTTCAGGAAGATCGCCGAGATCGCCATCCGGGAGAACCTGCTCGACCATGTCGGCAAGATCCCGGAGGAAACCCTGGCGGATCAGCTCGCCGCGCACTGCCGGCTCCCCCACGCCGATCGCCGCATGCTGCCGGTGCAACCCGGCACGTTCGCCCTGTCGGAGTGGGCCCTGGACGAGGATCCCCACGGCCTCGACAACCTGATCGAGCCGCCGCCCGAGAACGAGCTGCCCTACCGCGGGCGGGAGCGACACCCGGCGCCCTCGCGCGAGATGGCGCGGGCGACCGGACGCGGCGAGGCCGGCCGCGGCCGACGCCGCGAGGAGGAGGATCGCCGCGCGCGGCGCTTCCCGCCGCCCGCCGAGGTCGCCTACGAGATCCTGGCCGGCGCCGGCCGCGCGCTCACGCTGGCGGAGATCGCGCTGCAGGGCGCCGAGCGGATGCTCATGCCGGACGCGTTCGTCCGCGACACGGCGTCGCTGTCCGCCGCGCTCGCCGAGGACAACCGCCGGCGCGAGGCGGCCGGCCGCCACCCGCTCTTCCAGGTCGAGGGCGAGGCCGTCACGCTCATCGCCCAGCCCGAGCCCGGCGAGCGTCCCGCCGCGCCGGCCCCGCGCCCCGCGGCCGCCGCCCCCGGCGACCTGCGCCGCGCCGCGCTGGCCGCCCTGCGGCGCCGCCTGCGCGAGTGCGAGCCGCCCACGGTCGAGCACGTCGCCATCCGGATGCTCGAGAAGCTCGGCTACCGCGAGGTGAAGGTCGCCAAGCGCGGCCGCGAGCACGTGGTCTGCACGGCGCGGAAGCGCATGGGGCTCGCGGACCTGCGCCACGCGGTCCGGATCGTTCGCACCGGCACCGAGGCGTCCCGCCGCGACGTGACGGACCTGCGCCGCGACCTCGTCCACTACGGCGCGCAGATCGGCGTCGTGGTCACCGCGGGCGACGCGGCGCGCGACGCGCGCGGCGAGGCGTCCGCCGCCGGCCAGCTCCCGGTCATCCTGCTCTGCGGCGAGGGCTTCGCCGAGGCCCTGGTCGAGGCCGGCGTCGGCTGCGTGCCGGTGGTGGTGCCGGAGGTGGACGACGCGTTCTTCCAGGCCGCCGCCGCGGCCGCCGCGGCGGAGGAGTCCGCCCGCCTGGCGCGGCGCGAGGAGCGCGACCGGCGCGAGGATCGCGGCGATCGCGACCGCCGGCGGGAGGAGCGGCGCGAGCCGCGGCGCGACGAGCGTCCGCGCCCCGCGGCGGGGGGCATCGCCGTCGAGGCGTCGTCGCCCGAGGCGCCCGAGGTGGCCGAGCTCGCGGGCGCCGCCGCCGCGCGCGTGGTCGAGGTCCCGGCGGAGCTGGCGGTGGAGGAGCTCCCCGCCGCGCTCCCGCCCGGCGCCGGACCGCTCGAGGACGACGAGGAGGGCGGCGAGGACGAGGGGCCGGAGGGTGCCGAGGGCCCCGAGGGCGAGGACGAGCCGGCGGAGGTCGCCGCGAACGGCGCCGCGGGCGAGCCCGGCACCGGCGAGCGCCGCCGCCGTCGTCGCCGCCGCCGCCGCCGCGGCGGCCGCGGGCGCAACCGCGAGGGCGCCGGCCCGCAGCCCGCGGGCGCACCGGTCGAGGGCGCTGCGCCCGCCGCCGGGGCCGCCGCCTCCGGCGAGCCGGCCTGGCCGGTCGCGGTGCCGGAGTCCGCGCCGCAGGCGTCGCCTCCGCCTCTGCCTTCCGAGCCGCGGGAGCGCGCTGAGCCGCCGCCTCCGGCCGCGGCCCCGGTGGCCGAGCCCGAGCGCGAGCGCGCTCCCGAGCCGCCGCCGCCGGAGCCCGGGCGCGGCGATCCCGAGGCCTGA
- a CDS encoding PQQ-binding-like beta-propeller repeat protein: MIRIRTGTSWRLDPDLSAALRRAAGPARTAATRAIVDALAIEVDGIDIAGGRAEGPLLPSLEALLRAVARVVGGAPHAAVAFHEGALELVLRRRGASALLTLVSLARPSGVLARDVEVDLDALAAAALEAAAELCRELAEAAPSAARDASRLRAAARDLRRTEAAPAPGPRPPVRARRPGPTPRPGRVACTVELADDEGVLLAYPGGRPDLGSLLAPGTVRVLAEDGAELLALHGFPFLALRDLVAAAGAIVGAVRRREAALEVPLSRAGRAPARTLELDLAGGRVRAGGVARPAPPLALARAVAEAALDLCRLARARNPRQSENAYLAELEAAAAERLAQVEELAGGDLSAGASAGEARARGPAGAAGAPLGPGRLRRLSFRRAWSVDVGAPAGPGLWNAGALTVAAGAEAVVAVDRARGEVAWRAAGGLRVAPLPGAALVFRPGRLEALALRTGRLRWGRTPPGADPDGAVALAGGPVVLVEPGALTGLEAATGRTLWRLELPGRPRLRAAAFGGVAVAASDAGFVYAVDAAGRLAWRVRAPGAPCCAPSSGAGACLVLAEAGAGTALLALDPSTGARRWEAPLDLVPAGPPIAWGPRLAVVGTVGGDPAVTALRGDGSADWTDAPPLAGAPAAAAAGPLLALRDAAGALVALGRDGAVRWSRAAPPGHLPPGAAAPAVARGTLLVPGEGIACLSLRSGEPVGAIAAVAPARLTVDGALRVAAMDLDGLTTGFRLATHLSVV, from the coding sequence ATGATCCGGATCCGCACGGGTACCAGCTGGCGCCTCGACCCCGACCTGAGCGCCGCGCTTCGCCGCGCCGCCGGGCCGGCGCGGACCGCCGCCACCCGCGCCATCGTGGACGCCCTGGCCATCGAGGTGGACGGCATCGACATCGCCGGGGGCCGGGCCGAGGGCCCGCTCCTCCCCTCCCTGGAGGCGCTGCTGCGCGCGGTGGCGCGGGTGGTCGGGGGCGCCCCGCACGCCGCGGTGGCCTTCCACGAGGGCGCCCTGGAGCTGGTGCTGCGGCGGCGTGGCGCGAGCGCGCTCCTCACGCTCGTCTCGCTGGCCCGGCCGTCCGGTGTCCTCGCGCGGGACGTCGAGGTCGACCTCGATGCGCTCGCCGCCGCGGCCCTCGAGGCCGCCGCCGAGCTGTGCCGGGAGCTGGCCGAGGCCGCCCCCTCGGCTGCCCGGGACGCGAGCCGCCTGCGCGCCGCCGCGCGGGACCTGCGCCGGACCGAGGCGGCGCCGGCCCCCGGGCCGCGGCCGCCGGTGCGTGCCCGCCGGCCGGGTCCCACCCCGCGCCCGGGGCGCGTCGCCTGCACGGTGGAGCTCGCCGACGACGAGGGCGTCCTCCTCGCCTACCCCGGTGGCCGGCCCGACCTCGGCTCGCTGCTCGCGCCGGGGACGGTGCGGGTGCTGGCCGAGGACGGCGCCGAGCTGCTCGCGCTGCACGGATTCCCGTTCCTCGCGCTGCGCGACCTGGTCGCGGCCGCGGGCGCGATCGTGGGGGCGGTCCGGCGCCGCGAGGCCGCGCTCGAGGTCCCGCTCTCCCGGGCCGGCCGCGCGCCGGCGCGCACCCTGGAGCTGGACCTCGCCGGCGGGCGGGTGCGCGCCGGCGGCGTGGCGCGGCCGGCGCCGCCGCTGGCGCTGGCGAGGGCGGTGGCCGAGGCCGCGCTCGACCTCTGCCGCCTGGCGCGCGCGCGCAACCCGCGCCAGTCGGAGAACGCGTACCTGGCCGAGCTGGAGGCGGCCGCGGCGGAGCGGCTGGCGCAGGTGGAGGAGCTGGCCGGCGGCGATCTCTCCGCCGGCGCCTCCGCCGGCGAGGCCCGAGCGCGCGGCCCCGCCGGCGCCGCCGGCGCACCGCTCGGCCCCGGGCGCCTGCGGCGGCTCTCCTTCCGCCGCGCCTGGTCGGTGGACGTGGGCGCGCCGGCCGGCCCCGGTCTGTGGAACGCCGGGGCGCTCACGGTCGCCGCCGGTGCCGAGGCGGTGGTCGCGGTGGACCGCGCCCGCGGCGAGGTGGCGTGGCGCGCCGCCGGCGGCCTCCGGGTGGCGCCGCTGCCCGGCGCGGCGCTGGTGTTCCGGCCCGGGAGGCTGGAGGCGCTCGCGCTCCGCACCGGGCGGCTGCGCTGGGGCCGGACGCCGCCGGGGGCGGATCCGGACGGCGCGGTCGCGCTCGCCGGCGGGCCGGTGGTGCTGGTGGAGCCGGGGGCGCTCACCGGGCTCGAGGCCGCCACCGGGCGCACGCTGTGGCGCCTGGAGCTCCCCGGGCGTCCGCGCCTGCGGGCGGCTGCGTTCGGCGGCGTCGCCGTGGCCGCCTCGGACGCCGGCTTCGTCTACGCGGTGGACGCGGCCGGACGGCTGGCCTGGCGCGTGCGCGCGCCCGGCGCGCCCTGCTGCGCGCCCTCCTCCGGCGCCGGCGCCTGCCTGGTGCTGGCCGAGGCCGGCGCCGGGACGGCGCTCCTCGCGCTCGACCCGTCCACCGGCGCGCGCCGCTGGGAGGCGCCGCTCGACCTCGTCCCCGCCGGCCCGCCCATCGCGTGGGGCCCGCGCCTCGCGGTGGTCGGGACCGTGGGCGGCGATCCGGCCGTCACCGCGCTGCGCGGCGACGGCAGCGCGGACTGGACCGACGCCCCGCCGCTCGCCGGCGCGCCCGCGGCGGCCGCCGCCGGGCCGCTGCTCGCGCTCCGCGACGCCGCCGGCGCGCTGGTGGCGCTCGGGCGCGACGGCGCGGTGCGCTGGAGCCGGGCCGCGCCGCCCGGCCACCTGCCGCCCGGGGCGGCCGCGCCGGCGGTGGCGCGCGGGACGCTGCTCGTGCCGGGCGAGGGGATCGCCTGCCTGTCGCTGCGCAGCGGGGAGCCGGTGGGCGCGATCGCGGCGGTGGCCCCCGCCCGGCTGACGGTGGACGGCGCCCTTCGCGTCGCCGCGATGGACCTCGACGGCCTGACCACCGGGTTCCGGCTCGCCACCCACCTCAGCGTGGTGTGA
- a CDS encoding metallophosphoesterase family protein — MRIGIISDIHSNLEALTESLAALERLRPDRIYCLGDVVGYGASVNECCALVRKVAEVTLLGNHDAAVAGRMDYSFYYDAARHALDWTAARIDPDHLEWLRALPYTHRLPGVGLSHGNPAAPQAYEYVFAKEQAKDLVPHLDALEDVNFVGHSHLCKSFAIHPSGDVNEVVATRFGLRRGYKYVISVGSVGQPRDCDNRACFVTYDTEERVVEFHRVPYDIETSAQKVFDADLALNFGKRLFLGV; from the coding sequence ATGCGCATCGGGATCATCTCCGACATCCACTCGAACCTCGAGGCCTTGACCGAGTCGCTGGCCGCGCTGGAGCGCCTGCGCCCGGATCGCATCTACTGCCTGGGCGACGTGGTCGGCTACGGCGCGAGCGTGAACGAGTGCTGCGCGCTGGTGCGCAAGGTGGCCGAGGTGACGCTGCTCGGCAACCACGACGCCGCGGTGGCCGGGCGGATGGACTACAGCTTCTACTACGACGCCGCCCGCCACGCGCTGGACTGGACCGCGGCGCGCATCGACCCGGACCACCTCGAGTGGCTGCGCGCGCTGCCGTACACGCACCGGCTCCCGGGCGTCGGGCTGAGCCACGGCAACCCGGCCGCGCCGCAGGCCTACGAGTACGTGTTCGCGAAGGAGCAGGCGAAGGACCTCGTCCCGCACCTCGACGCGCTCGAGGACGTGAACTTCGTGGGCCACTCCCACCTGTGCAAGTCGTTCGCGATCCACCCCTCCGGCGACGTCAACGAGGTGGTGGCGACGCGGTTCGGGCTTCGCCGCGGCTACAAGTACGTGATCTCGGTGGGCTCGGTGGGGCAGCCGCGCGACTGCGACAACCGCGCCTGCTTCGTCACCTACGACACCGAGGAGCGCGTGGTGGAGTTCCACCGCGTGCCCTACGACATCGAGACCTCGGCGCAGAAGGTCTTCGACGCCGACCTGGCGCTGAACTTCGGTAAGCGGCTGTTCCTGGGCGTCTGA